One genomic region from Proteus vulgaris encodes:
- the glpE gene encoding thiosulfate sulfurtransferase GlpE encodes MDKFQFLSIEQAYQFWTSQSAILVDVRDPQSYRIGHATGAFHLTNDTLNQFLQDADFDVPVMVMCYHGHSSQGAAQYLVNMGFETVYSINGGFEAWLREFPQAITSLQ; translated from the coding sequence ATGGATAAGTTTCAATTTCTTAGTATTGAACAAGCCTATCAATTCTGGACATCTCAATCGGCAATCTTAGTTGATGTAAGAGATCCTCAGAGTTACCGCATTGGTCATGCTACTGGCGCATTTCATCTCACCAATGATACGCTAAACCAATTTTTACAAGATGCTGACTTTGATGTTCCTGTTATGGTGATGTGTTATCACGGTCATAGCAGCCAAGGCGCAGCTCAATATCTGGTCAATATGGGCTTTGAAACCGTTTATAGTATCAACGGTGGTTTTGAAGCATGGCTAAGAGAGTTTCCACAAGCGATAACTTCTCTGCAATAA
- the glpG gene encoding rhomboid family intramembrane serine protease GlpG has product MIHIITLSNPQAADLFVNYMATKGVRIHAKNENQQISLWLEDQHQLDMVEKELNTFLREPFHPRYQAASWQTGDPKNTGIKYRPAFSIKNMVQRSGPLTVLVVILCILIFIWQQVAGDYNVMLHLAWPYKESLNFEVWRYITPAFVHFSLMHIAFNLAMWWYLASQTEQRLGTGKLFVIMLVSALFSNWAQSLFTDSNFGGLSGVVYALIGYVGLTGIRNPEKGIGAPTGLIGFSILWIVAGYMGVLGDSIGNTAHFAGFLIGLLMALWDNRHQLSRRS; this is encoded by the coding sequence ATGATCCACATTATTACGCTTTCTAACCCTCAAGCAGCTGATTTATTTGTCAATTATATGGCAACGAAAGGTGTGCGAATTCACGCAAAAAATGAAAATCAGCAGATCTCACTTTGGTTAGAAGACCAACATCAGTTGGATATGGTTGAAAAAGAACTAAATACTTTTTTACGTGAGCCTTTTCACCCACGTTACCAAGCCGCGAGTTGGCAAACCGGAGATCCGAAAAATACGGGTATAAAATATCGCCCTGCCTTTTCGATAAAAAATATGGTGCAACGCTCAGGCCCATTAACGGTACTGGTGGTCATTTTATGTATCCTTATTTTTATTTGGCAACAAGTAGCAGGCGATTATAACGTTATGCTCCATCTGGCGTGGCCTTACAAAGAGAGCTTGAACTTTGAAGTTTGGCGCTATATCACCCCTGCGTTTGTTCACTTCTCACTGATGCACATCGCCTTTAACCTTGCGATGTGGTGGTATCTCGCAAGTCAAACAGAGCAACGATTAGGTACGGGTAAACTATTTGTCATCATGCTCGTTTCTGCGCTCTTTAGTAATTGGGCACAATCACTGTTTACAGACTCTAATTTTGGTGGGCTTTCCGGTGTTGTTTACGCATTAATCGGCTATGTAGGCTTAACAGGAATACGTAATCCAGAAAAAGGTATTGGTGCTCCAACAGGCTTAATCGGCTTTTCGATTTTGTGGATTGTTGCGGGTTACATGGGCGTTTTAGGTGACTCTATCGGAAATACTGCACATTTTGCAGGCTTCCTTATCGGCTTATTGATGGCTTTGTGGGATAATCGACATCAATTATCTCGTAGATCATAA
- a CDS encoding DeoR/GlpR family transcriptional regulator → MKQTQRHDAIIELVRLQGYVSTEELVEHFEVSPQTIRRDLNELAEKNKIQRHHGGAALPSSSVNTAYHDRKIMWSDEKSRIAQRVASLIPDGATLFIDIGTTPEAVAHALINHKNLRIVTNNLNVATLLMGKEDFRLILAGGEVRTRDGGIVGEATLDFISQFRLDYGILGISGIDMDGSLLEFDYHEVRTKRAIIENSRCVMLVTDHSKFGRNAMVNLGNMNLIDYLFTDQEPPAGIQKIVEQHNVQLELC, encoded by the coding sequence GTGAAGCAAACGCAACGACATGATGCCATCATTGAACTGGTACGCCTACAAGGCTATGTCAGCACTGAAGAATTGGTGGAGCATTTTGAAGTCAGCCCACAGACAATCCGACGTGATTTAAATGAATTAGCGGAAAAGAACAAAATCCAACGTCATCACGGCGGTGCGGCATTACCTTCAAGCTCCGTAAATACGGCTTATCATGATCGTAAAATCATGTGGTCTGATGAAAAATCACGTATCGCACAACGAGTAGCAAGCTTAATTCCTGATGGTGCAACACTATTTATTGATATCGGAACAACACCTGAAGCCGTTGCGCATGCTTTAATTAACCACAAAAACCTACGTATCGTGACCAACAATCTCAATGTGGCAACGTTACTGATGGGCAAAGAAGACTTTCGCTTAATTCTTGCCGGTGGTGAAGTACGTACGCGAGATGGTGGTATTGTCGGTGAAGCTACACTTGATTTTATCTCTCAATTCCGTCTTGATTACGGCATCTTAGGGATAAGCGGCATCGATATGGATGGTTCTCTACTTGAGTTTGATTACCATGAAGTTCGAACTAAACGCGCAATTATCGAAAACTCACGCTGCGTAATGTTGGTGACAGACCATTCTAAGTTTGGTCGTAATGCAATGGTGAATTTAGGCAATATGAATTTGATCGACTACTTATTTACCGATCAAGAACCACCAGCAGGGATCCAAAAAATTGTTGAGCAACACAACGTTCAACTCGAATTATGTTAA